A window of Macrobrachium rosenbergii isolate ZJJX-2024 chromosome 15, ASM4041242v1, whole genome shotgun sequence contains these coding sequences:
- the LOC136846727 gene encoding uncharacterized protein codes for MNWVGGVRRRVLLKEEERCRQEQFFASHAASAKLRGLRNSSSKNMRKDQMLDVSSSSTQRPVKLGGSHLRVRNHEGEDIVCAKIRRREPRSVNSKDLRSFGKHHNQECNRITDSEKKVSFVTSDLFKKFKIKPSSVHGPFSRYLLQLELEGVQKKIEDQKKNQQKDLKARRSRTNKKAKTSKDTWQCKEDLRAKQSCLLNETKNGCSVLNLENGISQETKNDVRTNISDAIDNVMKDPHKYRKESKDQVKSITGLKVIDASDKKEQDNLDGNEDHQVRSFREAKLNKVTHSSGKFVHSSLEISKDQEVRSVTGARINKIDAFKHKSTLVVHDYLERSINQDGQNITGTNRHEIHDSRKNTKVMNINEAKHRNLEHNYFENCEDQEVENIKEKSINEAKHKNLQHEYIEVRNLGANANVAQPSSVQGTHKFDDRTYGRKNSLTNKDMKTQNSSGLFGNDEEPNEAELSQEDVSSVGNQRKDSREAKRCTCDPRSIPAEAPEQAVPNIKNYAKFHCIDQNTGNKIENKDDVGNYIRLESNDYPHSYESICKCLPTKKPLTKKARKEEHEKHHQSMETNKETNNKKSNQEHVFSKIHRGIKSNAGCLETHSDEDLDSKSMNENPLVFDIDEMFGNRGGAGHSSRQTPLVDTPVPIEEKGTNHLKLPFGEPFKWI; via the exons ATGAACTGGGTGGGAGGAGTACGCCGCAGGGTACTtttgaaggaggaggaaaggtgcAGACAAGAACAATTTTTTGCCAGTCATGCTGCCTCAGCAAAACTGCGTGGACTTCGTAACAG ttcttcaaaaaatatgaggaaagatCAGATGTTGGATGTTTCTTCATCATCAACACAAAGACCTGTAAAATTGGGAGGCTCCCACCTGAGAGTGC GGAACCATGAAGGAGAAGACATAGTTTGTGCAAAGATTAGGAGAAGAGAGCCAAGGAGTGTCAACAGtaag GATCTTCGCTCTTTTGGAAAACATCATAACCAGGAATGTAACAGAATTACAGATTCAGAGAAAAAAGTTAGTTTTGTGACATCTGATCTCTTCAAGAAATTCAAGATCAAGCCTTCATCTGTTCATGGACCATTTTCAAGATATCTTTTACAG TTAGAGTTGGAGGGTGTGCAAAAGAAGATAGAGGACCAAAAGAAGAACCAGCAGAAAGATTTAAAAGCAAGAAGAAGTAGAACTAACAAAAAAGCCAAAACATCCAAAGATACCTGGCAGTGTAAGGAAGACCTGAGAGCCAAACAGAGTTGCTTGCTTAATGAGACCAAAAATGGCTGTAGTGTTCTTAATCTTGAGAATGGTATCagtcaggaaactaaaaatgatgtAAGGACAAATATCAGTGATGCCATAGACAATGTAATGAAAGATCCACACAAGTATCGCAAGGAAAGTAAAGACCAGGTTAAAAGCATTACAGGGTTAAAGGTAATTGATGCCAGTGATAAGAAAGAACAAGATAATCTTGATGGAAATGAAGATCATCAGGTCAGAAGTTTCAGagaagcaaaattaaataaagttacaCATAGCAGTGGGAAGTTTGTACATTCATCTCTTGAGATAAGTAAAGACCAAGAAGTAAGAAGCGTCACAGGGGCTAGAATAAACAAGATAGACGCATTTAAACACAAAAGTACGTTAGTTGTGCATGATTATCTTGAGAGAAGTATAAATCAGGATGGGCAAAACATCACAGGAACAAATAGACATGAGATTCACGATAGTAGAAAAAATACCAAAGTGATGAATATAAATGAGGCTAAACACAGAAATTTAGAACATAATTATTTTGAGAATTGTGAAGATCAGGAAGTTGAAAACATCAAAGAGAAAAGTATAAATGAGGctaaacataaaaatttgcagcatGAATATATTGAAGTTAGAAATTTAGGGGCAAACGCAAATGTAGCTCAACCCAGCAGTGTACAAGGTACTCATAAATTTGATGATAGAACATATGGAAGGAAAAATAGCCTTACAAATAAGGACATGAAGACTCAAAACTCTAGTGGACTTTTTGGTAATGATGAGGAACCAAATGAGGCAGAATTATCACAGGAGGATGTCAGCTCTGTTGGTAATCAAAGGAAAGATTCCAGAGAAGCTAAAAGATGTACATGTGACCCTAGAAGTATCCCTGCAGAAGCACCTGAGCAAGCAGtcccaaatataaaaaactatgCAAAGTTTCATTGTATTGATCAgaatactggaaataaaattgaaaacaaagatgACGTAGGAAATTACATAAGGTTAGAGAGTAATGACTATCCACATTCATACGAAAGCATTTGCAAGTGCTTACCAACTAAAAAACCCCTAACCAAGAAAGCAAGGAAGGAGGAGCATGAGAAGCATCATCAAAGTatggaaacaaataaagagaCTAACAATAAGAAGTCTAACCAAGAAcatgtattttcaaaaattcataggGGTATCAAATCAAATGCAGGCTGTCTAGAAACACACTCTGATGAAGACTTAGATTCTAAAAGCATGAATGAAAATCCCTTGGTGTTTGACATTGATGAAATGTTTGGTAATCGAGGCGGTGCTGGTCATAGCAGTCGACAGACTCCTTTGGTTGATACTCCAGTGCCCATTGAAGAAAAAGGAACTAACCACCTTAAATTGCCTTTTGGGGAACCATTTAAATGGATTTAG
- the SmE gene encoding probable small nuclear ribonucleoprotein E, with the protein MSYAQKSKVQKVMVLPINLIFRYLQSRARVQVWLYENQNLRIEGHIIGFDEYMNVMLDAAEEVHIKKGTRKNIGRILLKGDNITLIQNTQPDGSNM; encoded by the exons ATGTCTTACGCCCAGAAGTCCAAGGTGCAGAAGGTGATGGTGTTGCCCATC AACTTGATCTTTAGGTATCTTCAGTCTAGAGCTCGAGTTCAGGTGTGGCTGTATGAGAACCAAAACCTCCGCATAGAAGGACACATCATTGGATTTGATGAATACATGAATGTCATGTTAGATGCTGCAGAGGAAGTACACATCAAGaaaggaacaaggaaaaatattg GGCGAATTCTTCTAAAGGGTGACAACATAACATTGATCCAGAATACACAACCTGATGGAAGTAACATGTAG